A genomic window from Pseudocitrobacter corydidari includes:
- a CDS encoding kinase inhibitor: MILVSHDLRDGEKLPQRQVFNGMGYEGDNLSPHLAWDEVPAGTKSFVVTCFDPDAPTGSGWWHWVVANLPADTRVLPQGAGSGIAALPEGAVQTRTDFGKAGYGGAAPPKGETHRYIFTVHALDVEHIDVDEDASGAMVGFNVHFHTLGSASITALFS; the protein is encoded by the coding sequence ATGATTTTAGTCAGTCACGATCTGCGTGATGGCGAAAAACTGCCGCAGCGTCAGGTGTTTAATGGCATGGGCTATGAAGGGGATAATCTCTCTCCGCATCTGGCGTGGGATGAGGTTCCGGCGGGAACCAAAAGCTTTGTGGTGACCTGTTTCGACCCGGACGCGCCGACCGGTTCCGGCTGGTGGCACTGGGTGGTGGCGAATCTGCCTGCCGATACGCGCGTGCTGCCGCAGGGCGCTGGCTCCGGTATTGCCGCACTGCCGGAAGGCGCCGTTCAGACCCGCACCGATTTCGGCAAAGCGGGCTACGGCGGCGCTGCGCCGCCCAAAGGGGAAACGCACCGCTATATCTTTACGGTTCATGCGCTGGATGTAGAACACATCGACGTTGACGAAGACGCCAGCGGCGCGATGGTTGGCTTTAACGTCCATTTCCATACCCTCGGCAGCGCGTCAATTACGGCTCTGTTCAGCTAA
- a CDS encoding putative acyl-CoA thioester hydrolase: MNTLSVSRLALALAFGVTLTACSSTPADQRPSEQAAPGTSSRPVLSADEAQNFVAARYFTALDPKGTAWSPSAISTPAQPDFVVGAAGQQGVTHTSIQAAVDAAIARHSSKRQYIAILPGEYQGTVYVPAAPGSVTLYGTGEKPLDVKIGLAIDSEMAPAAWRHLVNPAGKYMPGKPSWYMYDNCQSKRSATIGVMCSAVFWSQNNGLQLQNLTIENNLGDSVDAGTHQAVALRTDGDQVQINKVNILGRQNTFFVTNSSVNNRLQNDRQTRTLVSNSYLEGDVDIVSGRGAVVFDNTDFRVVNSRTQQEGYVFAPATQANIYYGFLAINSRFTASGDNVAQLGRSLDVDGNTNGQVVIRDSVINEGFNMAKPWADAAISKRPFAGNTGAKDDNGNVQRDLNDRNFNRMWEFNNRGVGSKVLAEPKQ; this comes from the coding sequence ATGAACACTTTATCGGTTTCCCGTCTGGCGCTGGCATTGGCTTTCGGCGTGACACTGACTGCTTGCAGCTCAACCCCTGCGGATCAACGCCCGTCTGAACAGGCCGCACCGGGGACGTCATCCCGTCCGGTTTTATCCGCAGATGAAGCGCAAAACTTCGTTGCCGCGCGTTACTTCACTGCTCTCGATCCTAAAGGCACGGCCTGGTCGCCGTCTGCAATTAGCACCCCGGCACAACCTGATTTCGTGGTTGGCGCAGCGGGCCAGCAGGGCGTAACGCACACCTCCATCCAGGCCGCCGTCGATGCCGCCATTGCGCGTCACAGCAGCAAGCGTCAGTACATTGCGATTCTGCCGGGCGAGTATCAGGGCACCGTCTATGTTCCTGCCGCACCGGGCAGCGTAACGCTGTACGGTACGGGCGAAAAACCGCTCGACGTAAAAATTGGCCTGGCGATCGACTCCGAAATGGCCCCTGCCGCCTGGCGTCATCTGGTCAACCCGGCCGGAAAATATATGCCGGGCAAACCGTCCTGGTATATGTATGACAACTGCCAGAGCAAACGCAGCGCGACCATTGGCGTGATGTGTTCAGCGGTCTTCTGGTCGCAGAACAACGGTCTGCAACTGCAAAACCTGACCATTGAAAACAACCTCGGCGACAGCGTCGATGCCGGTACCCATCAGGCAGTCGCTCTGCGCACCGATGGCGATCAGGTACAAATCAACAAGGTGAACATTCTGGGTCGCCAGAACACCTTCTTTGTGACCAACAGCAGCGTCAACAACCGCCTGCAAAACGATCGTCAGACCCGTACGCTGGTGAGCAACAGCTACCTCGAAGGCGATGTGGACATCGTTTCTGGCCGTGGCGCAGTGGTGTTTGATAATACCGACTTCCGCGTGGTGAACTCTCGCACTCAGCAGGAAGGCTACGTCTTCGCACCGGCAACCCAGGCAAACATTTACTACGGCTTCCTGGCTATCAATAGCCGCTTTACCGCTTCCGGCGATAACGTTGCACAGTTGGGCCGCTCTCTGGACGTCGATGGCAACACCAACGGTCAGGTCGTGATTCGCGACAGCGTAATTAACGAAGGCTTCAACATGGCAAAACCGTGGGCCGACGCGGCAATCTCTAAACGTCCATTCGCAGGTAACACTGGCGCGAAAGACGATAATGGGAATGTGCAGCGTGACCTGAACGACCGTAACTTCAACCGCATGTGGGAATTCAATAACCGCGGCGTGGGAAGTAAAGTGCTGGCAGAGCCGAAACAGTAA
- the pgl gene encoding 6-phosphogluconolactonase: MKQTVYTASPESQQIHVWSLGHDGNLTLVQVVDVPGQVQPMVVSPDKRYLYVGVRPEFRVLAYRIAPDDGALTFTAEAPLPGSPTHISTDRQGNFVFSGSYNAGCVSVTRLEDGIPRETVDVVEGLEGCHSANISPDNRTLWVPALKQDRICLFTLSDDGHLVAQDPAEVTTVEGAGPRHLVFHPNQQYAYCVNELNSSVDVWELKDPYGKIECVQTLDMMPPDFSDTRWAADIHITPDGRHLYACDRTSSLITVFSVSEDGSVLAVEGFQPTETQPRGFNIDHSGKYVIAAGQKSHHIAVYEIKGEQGLLEEKGRYAVGQGPMWVVVNAH, translated from the coding sequence ATGAAACAAACCGTTTATACCGCCAGCCCCGAAAGCCAGCAGATCCACGTCTGGTCGCTGGGCCATGATGGCAACCTGACGCTGGTTCAGGTGGTGGATGTACCGGGTCAGGTGCAGCCGATGGTGGTAAGTCCTGACAAACGTTATCTGTATGTGGGCGTGCGCCCGGAATTTCGCGTGCTGGCCTACCGCATTGCGCCGGACGATGGTGCACTGACCTTTACCGCCGAAGCGCCATTGCCGGGCAGCCCAACGCATATTTCAACCGATCGTCAGGGTAACTTTGTCTTCAGCGGTTCGTATAACGCAGGCTGCGTCAGCGTGACGCGTCTGGAAGACGGTATTCCGCGTGAAACGGTAGACGTTGTTGAAGGGCTGGAAGGCTGCCACTCGGCGAATATCTCCCCGGACAACCGCACCCTGTGGGTTCCGGCACTGAAACAGGATCGCATCTGCCTGTTTACCCTGAGCGACGATGGGCATCTGGTTGCGCAGGATCCGGCGGAAGTCACCACGGTAGAAGGTGCAGGCCCGCGTCACCTGGTGTTCCATCCGAATCAGCAGTACGCCTACTGTGTGAACGAGCTGAACAGTTCGGTTGATGTTTGGGAGCTGAAAGATCCGTATGGCAAAATCGAGTGCGTACAGACGCTGGATATGATGCCGCCAGACTTCTCCGATACCCGCTGGGCGGCAGATATCCACATTACGCCGGACGGTCGTCATCTCTACGCCTGCGACCGCACCTCCAGTCTGATTACTGTTTTCAGCGTCTCGGAAGATGGCAGTGTGCTGGCCGTCGAAGGCTTCCAGCCGACGGAAACCCAGCCGCGCGGTTTCAATATCGACCACAGTGGTAAATATGTGATTGCCGCCGGGCAGAAATCGCACCATATCGCGGTGTATGAAATTAAAGGCGAGCAGGGCCTGCTGGAAGAGAAGGGCCGTTATGCGGTCGGGCAGGGGCCAATGTGGGTGGTGGTTAACGCTCACTAA
- a CDS encoding LysR substrate-binding domain-containing protein, which translates to MQFRLMRHFITVAEELHMHRAAERLNMAQPALSQQIKTLEERLGVTLFHRAHRRLTLTPAGEAFLEKSKIALNMVDQAILDARQTARGEQGVLNLGCVSSAIFDGKLPAVLRDIHAQWPNITLSLTTGNVQTLYAALQSNQLDVAIIRAPLPLLPEALQCKPFTSEKTVLALPRHHPLAGSAALTLTSLKEDKWITLRDPEGIGLEQYFNDACRQAGFQPKVVQYATEVSTVISLVAAGFGIALLPASATAVRLENVAYIDIIDRLEESELTLVCHRIVRSEVLKKFLAILQRP; encoded by the coding sequence TTGCAATTTCGACTGATGCGCCACTTTATTACCGTTGCCGAGGAGCTGCACATGCACCGGGCCGCCGAGCGCCTGAACATGGCGCAGCCAGCGCTGAGTCAGCAAATCAAAACGCTGGAGGAACGTCTGGGCGTTACGCTTTTTCATCGCGCACACCGACGTTTAACGCTCACCCCGGCAGGTGAGGCATTCCTGGAAAAATCAAAAATTGCGCTGAATATGGTGGACCAGGCTATTCTCGATGCCCGGCAGACCGCACGCGGAGAGCAGGGGGTTTTGAATCTTGGCTGCGTATCCAGTGCGATCTTTGACGGAAAACTGCCCGCCGTTTTACGCGACATACATGCTCAATGGCCAAATATTACTCTTTCGCTGACCACGGGAAATGTGCAAACGCTGTACGCCGCGCTGCAAAGTAATCAGCTGGATGTGGCTATCATCCGTGCGCCATTACCTCTGCTACCTGAAGCGCTGCAGTGTAAACCTTTCACGTCAGAGAAAACCGTCCTTGCGCTGCCTCGACACCATCCCCTTGCCGGTTCGGCAGCGCTGACGCTCACTTCTCTTAAAGAGGATAAATGGATTACGTTGCGCGATCCCGAAGGGATTGGTCTGGAGCAGTATTTTAATGATGCGTGCCGCCAGGCGGGCTTTCAGCCGAAAGTTGTGCAATACGCGACGGAGGTTTCCACCGTCATCAGTTTGGTTGCCGCCGGATTCGGCATTGCGTTATTACCGGCGTCAGCGACTGCCGTACGTCTGGAAAATGTGGCCTATATTGACATCATCGACAGGCTGGAAGAAAGCGAGCTCACTTTAGTGTGCCACCGGATTGTGCGCTCAGAAGTATTAAAAAAGTTTCTTGCGATACTTCAACGCCCGTGA
- a CDS encoding UbiD family decarboxylase, which translates to MKPQINDLRSAIALLQQHEGQYRETDHPVDPKAELAGVYRYIGAGGTVKRPTRIGPAMMFNSIKGYPDSRILVGMHASRERAALLLGCKPSELAQHVGQAVKNPIAPVVVPAEQAPCQEQVWYADDPDFDLRKLLPAPTNTPIDAGPFFCLGLVLASDPQDASLTDVTIHRLCVQERDELSMFLAAGRHIEVFRKKAEEAGKPLPVTINMGLDPAIYIGACFEAPTTPFGYNELGVAGSLRQTPVELVQGVAVNEKAIARAEIIIEGELLPGVRVREDQHTDSGHAMPEFPGYCGEANPSLPVIKVKAVTMRRHAILQTLVGPGEEHTTLAGLPTEASIRNAVEEAIPGFLQNVYAHTAGGGKFLGILQVKKRQASDEGRQGQAALIALATYSELKNIILVDEDVDIFDSDDILWAMTTRMQGDVSITNLPGLRGHQLDPSQSPDYSHSIRGNGITCKTVYDCTVPWALKAKFERAPFMELDPTPWAPDLFEK; encoded by the coding sequence ATGAAACCGCAGATTAATGATTTGAGAAGTGCCATCGCCCTGTTACAACAACACGAAGGGCAATACAGGGAAACAGACCATCCGGTTGATCCTAAAGCGGAACTGGCCGGGGTGTATCGCTATATCGGCGCGGGCGGTACGGTAAAACGTCCTACCCGAATTGGCCCGGCAATGATGTTTAATAGCATTAAGGGCTACCCTGATTCGCGTATTCTGGTTGGGATGCACGCCAGCCGCGAACGCGCCGCACTGCTTCTGGGCTGTAAACCTTCTGAACTGGCGCAGCATGTGGGTCAAGCGGTCAAAAATCCCATCGCCCCGGTAGTCGTTCCGGCAGAGCAGGCGCCGTGTCAGGAGCAAGTCTGGTACGCTGATGATCCTGATTTTGATCTGCGTAAACTGCTGCCCGCGCCAACCAATACGCCGATTGATGCCGGTCCATTTTTCTGCCTGGGCCTGGTATTAGCCAGCGATCCGCAAGATGCGTCCCTGACAGACGTTACCATCCATCGCCTGTGTGTGCAGGAACGCGATGAGCTGTCGATGTTTCTTGCCGCCGGACGCCACATTGAAGTGTTCAGGAAAAAAGCAGAAGAGGCCGGTAAGCCTTTGCCGGTGACCATTAATATGGGGCTCGACCCGGCCATTTATATCGGTGCCTGCTTTGAAGCCCCCACCACGCCGTTTGGCTATAACGAATTAGGTGTGGCAGGTTCGCTTCGCCAGACGCCTGTCGAACTGGTGCAGGGAGTGGCGGTCAATGAAAAAGCCATCGCCCGCGCGGAAATCATTATTGAAGGGGAGTTGTTGCCGGGCGTTCGCGTTCGGGAAGACCAGCACACCGACTCCGGCCATGCGATGCCGGAATTCCCGGGCTATTGTGGTGAAGCCAACCCTTCTCTGCCGGTGATAAAAGTGAAAGCGGTCACCATGCGTCGCCACGCTATCCTGCAAACGCTGGTTGGGCCTGGCGAAGAGCACACAACGCTTGCCGGTTTACCCACGGAAGCCAGCATTCGCAACGCCGTGGAAGAGGCCATTCCGGGTTTCCTGCAAAATGTCTACGCGCATACGGCAGGCGGCGGTAAATTCCTCGGTATTTTACAGGTCAAAAAACGCCAGGCCTCCGATGAAGGACGCCAGGGGCAAGCTGCGCTCATCGCGCTGGCCACCTACTCGGAGCTTAAAAATATTATTCTCGTCGATGAAGATGTAGACATCTTTGATAGCGACGACATCCTCTGGGCCATGACCACGCGCATGCAGGGCGATGTCAGCATCACCAACTTACCGGGGCTGAGAGGTCACCAGCTGGATCCATCCCAGTCGCCAGATTACAGCCACTCGATTCGCGGTAATGGTATTACCTGCAAAACCGTGTACGACTGCACGGTGCCCTGGGCGCTAAAAGCGAAATTTGAACGCGCGCCGTTTATGGAACTGGATCCCACTCCATGGGCACCGGACCTGTTTGAGAAATAA
- a CDS encoding pyridoxal phosphatase: MTARVIALDLDGTLLTPKKTLLPSSLEALNRAKEAGYQLLIVTGRHHVAIHPFYQALALETPAICCNGTYLYDYHAKKVLEADPMPVDKAQQLIAMLDEYQIHGLMYVDDTMMYQYPTGHVIRTSNWAQSLPEAQRPSFTQVDSLAQAAHDVKNVWKFALTDEDLPKLRKFGEQVEASLQLECEWSWHDQVDIARQGNSKGKRLTQWVESQGLSMKDVIAFGDNFNDISMLEAAGMGVAMGNADDAVKARANVVIGDNTTDTIAEFIYTRLL; the protein is encoded by the coding sequence ATGACTGCACGTGTGATTGCCCTGGATCTGGACGGTACCCTTCTTACCCCCAAAAAAACGCTGCTACCCTCCTCGCTGGAAGCGCTGAATCGCGCGAAAGAAGCGGGTTACCAATTGCTTATCGTCACCGGTCGCCATCACGTTGCTATTCATCCGTTTTATCAGGCACTGGCGTTAGAGACGCCTGCAATTTGCTGTAATGGTACTTATTTGTATGATTATCATGCAAAAAAGGTGTTAGAAGCCGATCCTATGCCAGTCGATAAAGCACAGCAACTTATCGCTATGCTGGATGAATATCAGATTCACGGCCTGATGTATGTGGATGACACCATGATGTATCAATACCCCACCGGGCACGTTATCCGCACCAGTAACTGGGCGCAGTCTTTGCCGGAAGCGCAGCGTCCGTCGTTTACGCAGGTGGATTCGCTGGCGCAGGCCGCCCATGATGTGAAAAACGTCTGGAAATTTGCCCTGACGGATGAAGACCTGCCGAAGCTGCGAAAATTTGGTGAGCAGGTCGAGGCGTCATTGCAGCTGGAATGCGAATGGTCCTGGCACGATCAGGTGGACATCGCACGCCAGGGCAACAGCAAAGGTAAACGTCTGACTCAATGGGTTGAATCGCAAGGATTATCGATGAAAGATGTTATCGCGTTTGGTGATAACTTTAACGATATCAGCATGCTGGAAGCCGCTGGAATGGGTGTAGCGATGGGTAATGCCGACGACGCGGTGAAAGCGCGCGCCAACGTGGTAATCGGTGATAACACCACTGACACCATCGCCGAATTTATCTATACCCGCCTGCTGTGA
- the modC gene encoding molybdenum ABC transporter ATP-binding protein ModC gives MLELNFSQTLGTHCLTIHESLPASGITAVFGVSGAGKTSLINAISGLTRPEKGHIVLNGRVLNDVEKGICLAPEKRRVGYVFQDARLFPHYKVRGNLRYGMAKSMESQFDKLVALLGIEALLDRLPGSLSGGEKQRVAIGRALLTAPELLLLDEPLASLDIPRKRELLPYLQRLAREINIPMLYVSHSLDEILHLADKVLVLEAGQVKAFGNLEEVWGSSVMHPWLPQDQQSSILRVTVLEHHPHYAMTALALGDQHLWVNKLERPLQASARVRIQATDVSLVLQPSAHTSIRNVLHAKVVQCYDNNGQVEVQLDVSGRTLWARISPWARDDLAVKPGQWLYAQIKSVSITA, from the coding sequence ATGCTGGAACTGAATTTTAGCCAAACGCTGGGCACGCACTGCCTGACTATTCATGAATCGCTGCCCGCCAGTGGGATCACTGCCGTGTTCGGTGTATCCGGCGCGGGGAAAACCTCGCTAATTAACGCCATTAGCGGTCTGACTCGCCCCGAGAAAGGCCACATTGTGCTTAATGGTCGCGTGCTGAATGATGTCGAAAAGGGCATTTGTCTGGCACCGGAGAAACGTCGTGTCGGCTATGTCTTCCAGGATGCGCGGCTTTTCCCACACTATAAAGTGCGCGGAAATTTGCGTTACGGCATGGCTAAAAGCATGGAGAGCCAGTTTGATAAACTGGTGGCGCTGCTGGGGATTGAAGCACTGCTCGACCGTCTGCCGGGAAGCCTCTCCGGCGGCGAGAAACAGCGCGTGGCGATTGGTCGGGCGCTGCTCACCGCGCCGGAACTTTTGCTGCTGGATGAACCTCTCGCCTCGCTGGATATCCCGCGTAAACGCGAGCTGCTGCCGTATCTGCAACGCCTGGCGCGCGAGATTAACATCCCGATGCTTTACGTCAGCCACTCGCTGGATGAAATTCTTCATCTGGCGGATAAAGTGCTGGTGCTGGAAGCGGGACAGGTCAAAGCCTTCGGCAACCTGGAGGAAGTATGGGGCAGCAGCGTGATGCATCCCTGGCTGCCGCAGGATCAGCAAAGTTCGATTTTACGCGTCACGGTGCTGGAACATCATCCGCATTATGCGATGACCGCGCTGGCGCTCGGCGATCAGCATTTGTGGGTGAATAAACTCGAACGCCCGCTTCAGGCCTCCGCGCGCGTGCGCATTCAGGCGACGGATGTTTCGCTGGTGCTCCAGCCTTCCGCGCACACCAGTATCCGCAACGTGCTGCATGCCAAAGTGGTGCAGTGTTACGACAATAATGGGCAAGTGGAAGTGCAGTTAGACGTCAGCGGCAGAACGCTGTGGGCACGAATCAGCCCGTGGGCGAGGGATGACCTGGCGGTGAAGCCAGGCCAATGGCTCTATGCGCAAATCAAGAGCGTTTCGATTACCGCCTGA
- the modB gene encoding molybdate ABC transporter permease subunit, producing MILTDPEWQAVLLSLKVSSLAVLFSLPFGIFFAWLLVRRNFPGKALLDGLLHLPLVLPPVVVGYLLLVAMGRRGFIGARLYDWFGLTFAFSWRGAVLAAAVMSFPLMVRAIRLALEGVDIKLEQAARTLGAGRWRVFCTITLPLMLPGIIVGTVLAFARSLGEFGATITFVSNIPGETRTIPSAMYTLIQTPGGESAAARLCLISIVLALISLMISEWLARVSRQRIGA from the coding sequence ATGATATTGACGGATCCCGAATGGCAGGCGGTGTTGCTGAGCCTGAAAGTGTCATCTCTGGCGGTGTTATTCAGTTTGCCCTTTGGGATTTTCTTTGCTTGGCTGCTGGTGAGGCGTAACTTCCCCGGCAAAGCGTTACTCGATGGATTACTTCATCTGCCACTGGTGCTACCGCCGGTGGTGGTCGGTTATTTATTGCTGGTGGCGATGGGGCGACGTGGTTTTATCGGCGCCAGGCTGTATGACTGGTTCGGTTTGACCTTCGCCTTTAGCTGGCGCGGCGCGGTACTGGCCGCCGCGGTGATGTCCTTCCCGCTGATGGTGCGCGCCATTCGTCTGGCGCTGGAAGGCGTAGACATCAAACTGGAACAGGCGGCAAGAACGCTGGGCGCGGGGCGCTGGCGCGTGTTCTGCACCATTACGCTGCCGCTGATGCTACCCGGTATTATTGTCGGCACCGTGCTGGCGTTTGCCCGCTCGCTGGGCGAGTTCGGGGCCACCATTACCTTCGTCTCCAATATTCCTGGCGAAACGCGCACCATTCCTTCCGCCATGTACACCCTGATTCAAACGCCCGGCGGCGAAAGCGCGGCGGCAAGGCTGTGTCTTATCTCGATTGTGCTGGCGCTGATTTCCCTGATGATTTCGGAATGGCTGGCGCGCGTGAGCCGTCAACGGATTGGGGCGTAA
- the modA gene encoding molybdate ABC transporter substrate-binding protein, producing MAGSWLRLVAGTTLALSVAGHALADDGKITVFAAASLTNAMQDIAKEYKKEKNVDVVSSFASSSTLARQIEAGAPADLFISADQKWMDYAVDKKSIDTATRKTLLGNSLVVVAPKASAQGDITINGKTDWTQLLSGGRLAVGDPDHVPAGIYAKEALQKLGAWDTLSPKLAPAEDVRGALALVERSEAPLGIVYGSDAVASKGVKVVGTFPEDSHQKVEYPLAVIDGHKNATVTAFYDYLQGPQASAIFKRYGFTTKQ from the coding sequence ATGGCAGGTTCATGGTTACGTTTGGTTGCGGGAACAACGCTTGCGCTTTCAGTGGCAGGTCATGCGCTGGCGGATGATGGCAAAATCACCGTTTTCGCTGCGGCATCGCTGACGAACGCAATGCAGGATATTGCGAAAGAGTATAAAAAAGAGAAGAACGTGGATGTCGTCTCCTCTTTTGCCTCTTCTTCTACGCTGGCGCGCCAGATTGAAGCCGGTGCGCCGGCAGATCTCTTTATCTCTGCCGACCAGAAATGGATGGATTACGCGGTAGATAAAAAGTCGATTGATACGGCCACGCGCAAAACGCTGCTGGGCAATAGCCTGGTCGTAGTTGCACCTAAAGCCAGCGCGCAGGGCGATATTACCATTAATGGCAAAACCGACTGGACCCAACTGCTGAGCGGCGGACGTCTGGCGGTGGGCGACCCGGATCACGTTCCAGCGGGCATTTATGCGAAAGAAGCGCTGCAAAAACTGGGTGCCTGGGATACCCTGTCACCAAAACTGGCCCCGGCTGAAGATGTGCGCGGTGCACTGGCGCTGGTTGAGCGCAGCGAAGCGCCGCTGGGTATCGTCTACGGTTCTGATGCCGTTGCCAGCAAAGGCGTGAAAGTGGTCGGTACGTTCCCGGAAGATTCCCACCAGAAAGTGGAATACCCGCTGGCGGTTATCGACGGTCATAAAAATGCCACCGTCACCGCGTTCTACGACTATCTGCAAGGGCCGCAGGCATCAGCCATCTTTAAACGTTACGGATTTACCACAAAACAATGA
- a CDS encoding AcrZ family multidrug efflux pump-associated protein, whose translation MLELLKSLVFAVIMVPIVMAIIMGAIYGLGEVFNIFSGVGHKDNRPQNH comes from the coding sequence ATGTTAGAACTGCTGAAAAGTCTGGTTTTTGCCGTAATCATGGTGCCTATCGTAATGGCTATCATTATGGGGGCGATTTACGGACTCGGTGAAGTGTTCAACATCTTTTCTGGCGTCGGCCACAAAGATAACCGCCCGCAGAACCATTGA
- the modE gene encoding molybdenum-dependent transcriptional regulator yields MQAEILLTLKLQQRLFADPRRISLLKQIAQTGSISQGAKNAGISYKSAWDAINEMNTLSEQALVDRATGGKGGGGAVLTRYGQRLIQLYDLLAQIQQKAFDVLSDDDALPLDSLLAAISRFSLQTSARNQWFGTVTRRDHQQVQQHVDILLADGETRLKVAITAQSGERLGLDEGKEVLVLLKAPWVNVTRDPSQARDADNQLACRISHIQLGTEQCEVLMALPDGQTLCATLPLEKATELEEGAHVTAYFNADRIILATLC; encoded by the coding sequence ATGCAGGCAGAAATCCTCCTCACCCTTAAGCTTCAGCAACGTCTGTTTGCCGACCCACGCCGCATCTCGCTGTTGAAACAAATCGCGCAGACCGGCTCTATCAGCCAGGGCGCGAAGAACGCCGGCATCAGCTATAAAAGCGCCTGGGATGCCATCAATGAGATGAATACCCTGAGCGAGCAGGCTCTGGTGGATCGCGCCACCGGCGGGAAAGGCGGCGGCGGCGCGGTGTTAACACGTTACGGCCAGCGTCTGATTCAGCTTTACGACCTGCTGGCGCAAATTCAGCAAAAAGCGTTCGACGTGCTGAGTGATGATGACGCCCTGCCCCTCGATAGCCTGCTGGCCGCGATTTCCCGTTTTTCCCTGCAAACCAGCGCCCGCAACCAGTGGTTTGGTACCGTGACCCGTCGCGACCACCAGCAGGTGCAGCAGCATGTGGATATTTTGCTCGCCGACGGCGAAACCCGTCTGAAGGTTGCCATCACCGCGCAAAGCGGCGAGCGCCTTGGGCTGGATGAAGGTAAAGAAGTGCTGGTCCTGCTGAAAGCGCCGTGGGTCAACGTTACGCGCGATCCGTCACAGGCCCGTGATGCGGATAATCAGCTGGCCTGTCGTATCAGCCACATCCAGCTCGGCACCGAACAGTGTGAAGTGCTGATGGCGCTCCCGGACGGGCAGACGCTGTGCGCTACCTTGCCGCTGGAGAAAGCCACGGAACTGGAAGAAGGGGCCCATGTGACAGCATATTTTAACGCTGACCGCATCATTCTCGCCACGTTGTGCTGA